The sequence TACGTTCAATGGAAATGTTGCAAAAACCCTTTTGGGGCACACATTATGCTGGCAGCCTTTGTCAAAGATGGTGTAACAATATAGGGGATAATATAGGGATTTAGTTTAGCTTAACGCTAAACTAGATATTGAGCTTTTCAACAAATAAATAGACACGTATAGCAAAAATAATTATAGCAGTAGCtgtattttactttgaaaggtcAGaacagtgtttcaatgttgCAGTGCCTAAAACAGAAATCGTGAGTTCAGGAAAGTAACATCTGAACTCTTGGATGATCTGAGAGGTTTCATTAGATAACCTTCCCCATTGTTTCTCTTAGTGTTGCTGCCTCATGCTTATTAGCTGCTGCGCCGGAAAGAAATTCATGTTAAACACAAAAGTCCCCCGATGTTGCCCTGCCTACTTTTATAACGTCCTAGCGGAGACAGTTTGATTACAAAAtttgaggggagaaaaaaaaaaagaaaaagatttggaTCATAATTTTAATGAGTCTGCTTGAAAAACTTATTTCCAACGTGCATATCTGATCTGCTGGGGGTGTCGAAGATGCTTGATTCGAAAGAGCGGAGTCTTGGGTCGGTGTCCTAGCAGCCTTTCCCGGTAACGGGATATCATGGGCCGGTAATGTGAGTACTTGGCCTGGTAGCGAGGGATCAGGAGCTGGTAGGGTGGCCGTTGTGGCCACTGGGCCATTTGCGGCTGCTGGAGCCGGATACTTGGCCGGGGTACCTGCTGCCACTTTAGGGCCGAACCAGGCTGCTGGGGTGCCTGAGCCACCTGTGCCCATTTGAGTTCAGCTCTAGGCTGCTGGTGCACCTCTGCAAATTGTAGCTGTTGGAGAGGGGATTGATGCATTTGGATTAAATCCAGCCGCTGGTGTGATGAACCAGGCTCCTCTGGCACCCACAGCTGCTGAGATGGAGAGTAGAACTCTGGGGATACCTGGGACACCTTAGGCACCCCCAGCCGGTTGAGTGGAGAACGGGGCTGCTGTGGTACCTCCAGCTGCCAAAGTGGAGGACTACGCGGCATTGGCACCTGCAAGAGCACCTGTGATGGGCATGTAGTCTCACTGGGTGGGGAGGTAGGTGGCGGCACCTGGGGCTCCTGTGACTGCCTGGATGAGAAGGTACGCTGCTGTTGGAGCACCTGTACCTGAAAACCAGACTCCACTTCTTTTAGTGGAGGTTCAGTATTACTTAATGAATACTGGAGATCTGGCAAAGACCCATTTTGTGCCAGTGTTTCGGCTTCAGGCTGATAATCCACTGTTACTGTTGTGCTGTAGTTACTCTCATTCAAGGTTGAATTATAGTTATCAAGTATCCCACTGGTCCCCAATGtctcatttttaaagtaaatgctTAAATCCAGTTGATCATCCGTATGGGCTAATTCTTGATCTGTGAGAGAACATTGGAATATGTTAGACAAAAATGTTGGTGCATAAAATTATCAAATTTTATTTGCTTACCATTTTCTTGATGACTTTTGACAGCTAGCAAGAACAACAGCAACCATCTAGACAAAAGAGACTATAAGCTTTAATAGTgacattaaaaatatgtttgatttaactttaaaaaaaaacttctttaaGGCTTGCCTTAATATAAACATCATAGCTTCAGCTACAGGAAGCAGCAAAGACAGACACTTCTGTCAGCTGCTACCAAACTATGGACCTAGAAACTAATGAACAGACAGTAAGGCAGCGAAACTCTTTGCAGAACTTTATTTTCTTACCTTCTGGCTTAATTGGCCAGCTGTGTGACTACTTGAAGCCAGGTGAAGCTAATTAAGAAACCAGCGAAGCACAATGAGGCACTGCAGGCAGATTTGAGCAACACTCTGCCAACCTTCAGTTCAGCTTTCTTCAAATGTTTTATCAGGGTTGTTTGAAATGAAGCAGACCTGCGTAGTGTTCAGATttcttaatatttatatttaatatatttttatatctaaaatctgtttgtttttaaaatcagtattttaataaattaaaatttaattttaatgcatatttatttttaattttaatttgatattttaaatattttatttaccattgtgaacaaataaaaacacatcatcAACAACATTTAAATTTCAGTATTTAGATTCATCACTTAATtattaaaacaaacttttaatgtttacagtaatatttttatatttgcattatttttaatacaaacatgttaaatttaaaatatgcatttaatatttacatttaactataaaaaaattatatttgtaaAATGCATAGAATACTTTCAAATtgtgatttaaaatgtatactttatatttaagaattcaaattgtttatttatattaagtATAtatcacttttatttacacgtcacaatttttgttatttctttt is a genomic window of Astatotilapia calliptera chromosome 9, fAstCal1.2, whole genome shotgun sequence containing:
- the LOC113029407 gene encoding putative uncharacterized protein DDB_G0294196 codes for the protein MMFILRWLLLFLLAVKSHQENDQELAHTDDQLDLSIYFKNETLGTSGILDNYNSTLNESNYSTTVTVDYQPEAETLAQNGSLPDLQYSLSNTEPPLKEVESGFQVQVLQQQRTFSSRQSQEPQVPPPTSPPSETTCPSQVLLQVPMPRSPPLWQLEVPQQPRSPLNRLGVPKVSQVSPEFYSPSQQLWVPEEPGSSHQRLDLIQMHQSPLQQLQFAEVHQQPRAELKWAQVAQAPQQPGSALKWQQVPRPSIRLQQPQMAQWPQRPPYQLLIPRYQAKYSHYRPMISRYRERLLGHRPKTPLFRIKHLRHPQQIRYARWK